Proteins encoded by one window of Bryobacteraceae bacterium:
- a CDS encoding DUF692 domain-containing protein, translating into MANRWNLPDLGFGIGLRTVHFPHILAEWPPVDWFEVLSENYMDTGGRPAWVLDRVAERYPVVLHGVSMSIGSTDPLDLDYLRKLKSLAHRTNALWISDHLCWTGVSGINLHDLLPMPYTDESLGYSIERVRAVSDFLERPLVLENPSTYLEFQASTWNEWDFLATLAEESDCGILLDVNNVYVSAFNHGFDPAAYIARIPADRVVQMHLAGHTNRGTHILDTHSDHVIDAVWELYRLAHRRFGGVATLLEWDEAIPAFDVVHAEALKARRYREGSAHAA; encoded by the coding sequence ATGGCAAATCGCTGGAACCTTCCCGACCTCGGCTTCGGCATCGGCCTCCGCACCGTCCACTTCCCGCACATCCTCGCCGAATGGCCCCCCGTCGATTGGTTCGAGGTCCTCTCGGAGAACTACATGGATACCGGCGGCCGGCCGGCATGGGTGCTGGACCGCGTCGCCGAACGCTACCCGGTCGTCCTCCACGGCGTCTCCATGTCCATCGGCTCCACCGACCCCCTCGACCTCGACTACCTCCGCAAGCTCAAAAGCCTCGCCCACCGCACCAACGCCCTTTGGATATCCGATCACCTCTGCTGGACCGGTGTCAGCGGCATCAACCTCCACGACCTCCTGCCGATGCCCTACACCGACGAGTCTCTCGGTTACTCGATCGAGCGCGTCCGCGCCGTCTCCGATTTCCTCGAGCGCCCCCTCGTTCTCGAAAACCCGTCCACCTATCTCGAGTTCCAGGCGTCCACCTGGAACGAATGGGACTTTCTCGCCACCCTCGCCGAAGAGTCCGACTGCGGCATCCTCCTCGACGTTAACAACGTCTATGTGAGTGCGTTCAACCACGGCTTCGACCCGGCCGCCTACATCGCCCGCATCCCGGCCGACCGCGTCGTCCAGATGCACCTCGCCGGCCACACCAACAGAGGCACCCACATTCTCGACACCCATAGCGATCACGTCATTGATGCCGTTTGGGAGCTCTACCGCCTCGCCCACCGCCGTTTTGGCGGCGTCGCGACGCTGCTCGAATGGGATGAAGCCATCCCCGCTTTCGACGTCGTGCACGCCGAGGCCCTGAAAGCCCGCCGCTACCGCGAAGGATCCGCCCATGCCGCGTAG
- a CDS encoding potassium channel protein, giving the protein MTRTSARILTVLVLIAALLAVGTAGFVLLSGYPVFDALYMSVITITTVGYGEVHPLTRAGRIFNTFLLLVGAGVMAYAFSAVTQSIFESQFGDIIHKRRNRKMIDRLKNHYILCGFGRVGRGAAAELQRSGVPFVVMDKSEDRVERAIKMGMLAVQADSTRDDMLLEAGIQRACGLIAALSSDADNLFLILSAKSLNPNLVVSSRVSEEASESKMRRAGADAVFMPYSMTGYRLAQSILRPHVFQFLDVTAQTSSMGMDVGIEQVEIRPGADIASRSLKDMQLRRDFGVIVLAIRRSNKTMDFNPPADATVEVGDNLIVMGHYDDLRRLEKLVDGSRS; this is encoded by the coding sequence ATGACGCGCACCTCCGCCCGCATCCTCACCGTGCTCGTGTTGATCGCCGCGCTGCTCGCGGTGGGCACGGCCGGGTTTGTGCTGCTCTCGGGCTACCCGGTGTTCGACGCGCTCTATATGTCGGTGATCACCATCACCACGGTCGGCTACGGCGAGGTGCATCCGCTCACGCGCGCCGGCCGGATCTTCAACACGTTCCTACTGCTCGTCGGCGCGGGCGTGATGGCATACGCCTTCAGCGCCGTCACTCAAAGCATCTTCGAAAGCCAGTTCGGTGACATCATCCACAAGCGGCGGAATCGCAAAATGATCGATCGACTCAAGAACCACTACATCCTGTGCGGCTTCGGCCGGGTGGGCCGCGGCGCGGCGGCCGAGCTTCAGCGGTCCGGCGTCCCGTTCGTCGTCATGGACAAGAGCGAAGACCGCGTCGAACGCGCCATCAAGATGGGCATGCTCGCCGTCCAGGCCGATTCCACCCGCGACGACATGCTCCTCGAAGCTGGCATTCAACGCGCCTGCGGGCTCATCGCGGCCCTCTCCTCCGACGCCGACAACCTCTTCCTGATCCTCTCAGCCAAGAGCCTCAACCCCAATCTGGTCGTCTCGTCGCGCGTCTCCGAGGAGGCGTCGGAATCGAAAATGCGGCGCGCCGGCGCCGACGCCGTGTTCATGCCCTACTCGATGACCGGCTATCGGCTCGCGCAATCGATCCTTCGTCCGCACGTGTTCCAGTTCCTCGACGTCACCGCGCAGACTTCATCCATGGGCATGGACGTCGGCATCGAGCAGGTGGAGATACGTCCCGGCGCCGACATCGCCTCCCGGTCGCTGAAGGACATGCAGCTCAGGCGCGATTTCGGCGTCATCGTCCTCGCCATCCGCCGTTCCAACAAGACAATGGACTTCAACCCGCCCGCCGACGCCACGGTGGAAGTGGGCGACAATCTCATCGTGATGGGCCACTACGACGACCTGCGAAGACTGGAGAAGCTCGTGGACGGGAGCCGGTCCTGA
- a CDS encoding TIGR00730 family Rossman fold protein — MADDNPLDWGEACNPVAYKNVGFLESKNGRSLRILSEYLHPLAHFRNEKVHDTVVFFGSARITEDGPLGRYYREARELARRVTQWSDGLENPKKRFVVCTGGGPGIMEAANRGAADAGGKTVGLNIGLPFEQKPNPYITPSLCFEFHYFFMRKFWFAYLAKALVVFPGGFGTLDELTELLTLMQTRKLEKKMVILLYGTEFWKEILNFDALVKHGMISPEDVDLFQFADDPESAFHILRDGLARHYLMPKGAYPEEESPAISRSRV, encoded by the coding sequence ATGGCTGACGACAATCCGCTCGATTGGGGCGAGGCTTGTAATCCGGTCGCTTATAAGAACGTCGGGTTCCTCGAGAGCAAGAACGGACGCAGTCTCCGTATTCTCTCCGAGTATCTTCATCCGCTGGCGCACTTCCGGAACGAGAAAGTCCACGACACCGTGGTTTTCTTCGGCTCGGCGCGAATCACCGAGGATGGCCCGCTGGGCCGTTACTATCGCGAGGCGCGGGAACTGGCGAGGCGCGTCACGCAGTGGTCCGACGGCCTCGAAAACCCCAAGAAGCGGTTCGTCGTCTGCACCGGCGGCGGCCCGGGCATCATGGAAGCCGCCAATCGCGGCGCGGCCGACGCGGGCGGCAAGACCGTCGGCCTCAATATCGGCCTGCCCTTCGAACAGAAGCCCAACCCCTACATCACGCCGAGCCTCTGCTTCGAGTTCCACTACTTCTTCATGCGGAAGTTCTGGTTCGCCTATCTGGCCAAGGCGCTGGTGGTGTTCCCGGGCGGATTCGGCACGCTCGACGAACTCACTGAGCTGCTCACTCTCATGCAGACTCGCAAGCTCGAAAAGAAGATGGTGATTCTTCTCTACGGCACCGAGTTCTGGAAGGAAATATTGAACTTCGACGCGCTAGTGAAGCACGGCATGATCAGCCCGGAAGACGTCGACCTGTTCCAGTTCGCCGACGATCCCGAATCGGCGTTTCACATCCTGCGCGACGGCCTCGCGCGGCACTATCTCATGCCCAAGGGCGCTTATCCGGAAGAGGAGTCGCCGGCCATTTCACGCTCGCGCGTGTAG
- a CDS encoding SpoIIE family protein phosphatase → MLRRRWPEILFGLALAVWVGAWFSGAVATLALLTLPMVALGGVVGVRLGRHLLRPLIWRLRNRLAVVYLFIAVIPILLILTLSRQAAIFLGEQVAAHLVQSELGHHTEFLRNIAWMLAHSGVAQRSERAYSMGEALQQRYPGIEASVNDAYHDPVAGWGDTSGVMARKGKLYVWAHAVNGATCVTVHSPLTRRWLGGLVPGLGPVSVLPDPASETDFSIPAEESDPPVPIAPATNRFDEELRWGHEIPVARWDMPGRHERGLLGVRTRFSSLIGVLTSGGGRASLPNALWVFGLLFLLAQAASIYIGVTVTRTITSAVDDLHEGTHHVSQGDFSWRIPEKGEDQVAGLGRSFNQMTGEVERLLEVAKESERLKAEVEIARRVQAQLFPQAVPRIPGLELFGACSPARMVSGDYYDYQPAGSRYAIAIGDVAGKGISAALLMSSLQAYFRMQLEELGRGEVALAMETINRHLHAATSAEKYATLFLGVYDHTSGELIYTNAGHLPPLLIRGGKAEPLEVNGMVVGAFPFAKYTESRISLEPGDLLVGFTDGVTEPENSFGEMYGEERLAALFVRTAALPSDQILEEVDKAVTAHTGSGELQDDLTMLIARRAGAKRAALPPEAPPA, encoded by the coding sequence ATGTTGCGGCGCCGCTGGCCGGAGATCCTGTTTGGATTGGCGCTGGCGGTGTGGGTTGGCGCGTGGTTCAGCGGAGCGGTGGCGACGCTCGCGCTGCTCACGCTGCCGATGGTGGCATTGGGCGGTGTGGTGGGCGTGCGGTTGGGCCGCCACCTGCTTCGGCCTCTGATCTGGCGGCTACGGAACCGGCTCGCCGTCGTATACCTTTTCATCGCCGTCATCCCGATCCTGCTCATACTCACGCTTTCCCGGCAGGCGGCGATTTTCCTCGGCGAACAGGTGGCGGCGCACCTGGTGCAATCGGAACTGGGACACCATACGGAATTCCTGAGGAACATCGCGTGGATGCTCGCGCATTCCGGCGTGGCCCAGCGGTCCGAGCGCGCCTACTCGATGGGCGAAGCGCTCCAGCAGCGCTATCCCGGTATCGAGGCTTCCGTCAACGACGCCTATCACGACCCCGTCGCCGGATGGGGCGACACGTCCGGCGTCATGGCGCGGAAGGGCAAGCTCTACGTTTGGGCCCATGCGGTGAATGGCGCCACCTGCGTCACCGTTCACTCCCCGCTCACCCGGCGCTGGCTCGGCGGACTCGTCCCCGGCCTCGGCCCCGTCTCCGTGCTCCCCGACCCGGCCTCCGAAACTGACTTCTCGATTCCGGCCGAGGAGAGCGACCCGCCAGTGCCGATCGCCCCCGCCACGAACCGCTTCGACGAAGAACTGCGCTGGGGACACGAGATCCCGGTGGCGCGTTGGGACATGCCCGGCCGCCATGAACGCGGCCTCCTCGGCGTGCGCACGCGCTTCTCCTCGCTCATCGGCGTGCTCACCAGCGGCGGCGGGCGCGCCAGTCTCCCCAATGCGCTCTGGGTTTTCGGACTCCTGTTCCTGCTGGCGCAGGCAGCATCCATTTACATCGGCGTCACGGTGACGCGCACCATTACCAGCGCCGTCGACGATCTGCACGAAGGCACTCATCACGTCAGCCAGGGCGATTTCTCCTGGCGCATTCCGGAGAAGGGCGAAGATCAGGTTGCCGGCCTAGGCCGGTCCTTCAACCAGATGACCGGTGAAGTGGAGCGTCTGCTCGAAGTGGCCAAGGAGAGCGAGCGCCTGAAAGCCGAAGTGGAGATCGCCCGCCGCGTGCAGGCGCAGTTGTTTCCGCAGGCCGTACCCCGCATCCCGGGGCTAGAACTGTTCGGCGCATGTTCGCCGGCGCGAATGGTCTCCGGCGACTATTACGACTATCAGCCGGCCGGTTCGCGCTACGCCATCGCCATCGGCGACGTGGCCGGAAAAGGCATCTCGGCCGCTTTGCTGATGTCGTCGCTGCAGGCCTATTTCCGGATGCAGCTCGAGGAACTCGGACGCGGCGAAGTGGCGCTGGCGATGGAGACGATCAACCGCCACCTGCACGCGGCGACTTCGGCGGAGAAGTACGCGACTCTCTTCCTTGGCGTCTACGATCACACATCCGGCGAACTCATCTACACCAACGCCGGGCATCTCCCGCCGCTGCTCATTCGCGGCGGCAAGGCGGAGCCGCTCGAAGTGAATGGGATGGTGGTGGGCGCGTTTCCTTTCGCCAAGTACACCGAGAGCCGCATCTCGCTCGAGCCCGGCGACCTGCTCGTCGGCTTCACCGACGGCGTCACGGAGCCGGAGAACTCGTTCGGCGAGATGTACGGCGAAGAGCGGCTGGCGGCGCTCTTCGTGCGGACCGCCGCGCTCCCTTCGGACCAGATTCTGGAGGAGGTGGACAAGGCGGTCACGGCGCACACCGGCTCCGGCGAACTGCAGGATGACCTAACCATGCTGATCGCGCGCCGGGCCGGGGCGAAGCGAGCGGCTCTTCCGCCGGAGGCGCCTCCCGCATGA
- a CDS encoding NAD(P)H-hydrate dehydratase: MFVLTAAEMREVDRRTVELGIPDAVLMENAGHRVVELLAENFAPLHRQRIVVLCGKGNNGGDGIVVARQLFTRFRPASLDVVVAGEEPANMASLRACGFTAISREIEPRMRAATILIDALLGTGLTGPPREPYASLIGEINSGFPAAKVVAVDIPSGLASDFAHTPWDHVHADATVTFTASKLGQVLDSGASACGELRVAPIGSPESICVSRTRVIEPGDFAPLLAPRPRTGHKGSFGHVLVIGGAPGKTGAAAMAGLSALRAGAGLVTVASSEEALAEIGAHAPELMTDVLPEYGHFRDVAAGKTVFAAGPGMGVHRHRGDFLRRMLADNDVPTVIDADGLNNIAPADLPRGRRLILTPHPGEMSRLIEKPVAEIQADRIATARAFAVEHDVLLVLKGFRTIVAMPSGEIWINPTGGPAMATGGAGDILTGLTAGLVAQYPDRWQLAAVAAVWLHGCAGDRAAEALGEKTVIATDLLRYLPAAFDAARDTT; the protein is encoded by the coding sequence ATGTTCGTATTGACCGCGGCGGAAATGCGCGAGGTGGACCGCCGCACCGTAGAACTTGGCATCCCGGACGCCGTGCTCATGGAGAACGCCGGACACCGCGTGGTGGAGCTGCTGGCCGAGAACTTCGCGCCGCTCCACCGGCAGCGAATCGTCGTCCTGTGCGGCAAAGGCAACAACGGCGGCGACGGCATCGTCGTGGCGCGGCAGCTATTCACGCGATTCCGGCCCGCTTCACTCGACGTAGTCGTCGCCGGCGAGGAACCGGCCAACATGGCTTCCCTGCGCGCGTGCGGGTTCACGGCGATCTCGCGCGAGATCGAACCGCGAATGCGCGCGGCCACGATTTTGATCGATGCGCTGCTGGGCACCGGGCTCACCGGACCCCCGCGCGAGCCCTACGCGTCGCTGATCGGGGAGATCAACAGTGGGTTTCCGGCGGCGAAGGTCGTTGCCGTGGACATTCCCTCGGGCCTTGCGAGTGACTTCGCCCACACGCCTTGGGATCATGTCCACGCCGACGCCACCGTGACATTCACCGCGTCAAAACTCGGCCAGGTGCTCGATAGCGGCGCTTCCGCGTGCGGGGAACTGCGCGTCGCACCCATCGGGTCCCCGGAATCCATCTGCGTCTCAAGGACCCGCGTGATTGAACCGGGCGATTTCGCACCGCTCCTCGCCCCCCGTCCGCGCACGGGACACAAAGGCTCCTTCGGCCACGTCCTTGTCATAGGCGGAGCGCCGGGCAAGACGGGCGCCGCAGCCATGGCCGGCCTCTCCGCGCTTCGCGCCGGCGCGGGCCTCGTGACGGTGGCCAGCAGCGAGGAGGCTCTCGCCGAGATCGGCGCCCACGCCCCGGAGTTGATGACGGACGTGCTACCGGAATACGGCCACTTCCGCGACGTCGCCGCCGGCAAGACGGTCTTCGCCGCCGGACCCGGCATGGGCGTCCATCGCCATCGCGGCGATTTCCTTCGCCGCATGCTCGCCGACAACGACGTGCCCACCGTCATTGATGCTGACGGACTCAACAACATTGCTCCGGCGGACCTCCCCCGCGGCCGCCGCCTCATCCTCACCCCGCACCCTGGCGAAATGTCGCGTCTGATCGAAAAGCCGGTCGCGGAGATTCAAGCGGATCGCATCGCCACCGCCCGCGCCTTCGCCGTGGAGCACGACGTGCTGCTCGTGTTGAAGGGCTTCCGCACCATCGTCGCGATGCCTTCGGGCGAGATTTGGATCAACCCGACCGGCGGCCCCGCCATGGCAACCGGCGGCGCAGGCGACATCCTCACCGGTCTCACCGCCGGCCTCGTGGCGCAGTACCCGGACCGTTGGCAGCTTGCCGCCGTCGCCGCCGTCTGGCTGCACGGCTGCGCCGGCGACCGTGCCGCCGAAGCGCTGGGCGAGAAGACCGTCATCGCCACCGATCTGCTCCGCTATCTTCCCGCGGCCTTCGACGCCGCGCGGGATACCACGTGA
- a CDS encoding PAS domain-containing protein, with protein MTILSQLEPFVRATPAAIAVVDTRMRYLAYSDRWANDYGFSGVDLRGRSHYDVFPEIPERWKEIHRRCLAGASEHCDEDPFDRANGKRMWLRWEVRPWRDDDGSVGGLVMLTEDVTERHEAAERLRASETMHREACHQRDLVLETTRTGTWDWRIGAGTLETNEIYFRMLGYPRPAGMHPASAFFDLLHPEDTPKVEAALAEAFSGRTAAYRVNFRLRAVDGSYRWIQARGQIVSRNAAGKPERMIGVHLDVDDRMRSEFERRRLERLLQIAVDTLPQRVFWKDADGAYMGCNAAFAEDAGLASTIDVIGLSDRDLPWRDEADRFRSHDRDVIATAAPRVDCDLTVLRGGDMRWLRSVKVPLRDDAGKIIGVLGTYEDITAERSAQDELRAAKEAAEAASRLKSEFLANMSHEIRTPMNGILGMTELALATSLSAEQREFLEAVHNSAQSLLTILNDILDLSKIEAGKVLLSPADFDLADVLKRTVALFAARAHQEQVLLRSAISEDVPSRLFGDEVRLGQILANLVGNAIKFTPKGGRVDVRASVAGMEDGRCRLRVSVQDTGIGIAPGKLKAIFEPFTQADGSTTRRFGGTGLGLTITRQLVELMGGQIAATSTPGEGSIFTFDCLLDLASSCSFSPRMAQSGERVGQGLRVLLAEDNAVNLRLASHLLKREGCTVVVARNGREAVDLICGGGHGRFDAVFMDGQMPEMDGWAATRAVRQWEESLSEAAPLPIIAVTANAMEGDRDRCLAAGMTDYLSKPIQLVQLREALERVRSGAGDGAPVEPLTLPN; from the coding sequence TTGACTATTCTGTCCCAACTCGAGCCTTTTGTGCGAGCCACGCCGGCGGCGATCGCGGTGGTGGATACCCGGATGCGGTACCTCGCCTACAGCGATCGCTGGGCGAACGACTACGGATTTTCCGGCGTCGATTTGCGGGGGCGGTCACACTACGATGTGTTTCCCGAGATACCGGAGCGCTGGAAAGAGATTCATCGGCGATGCTTGGCGGGGGCTTCCGAGCACTGCGACGAGGATCCGTTCGACCGGGCGAACGGAAAGCGGATGTGGCTGCGGTGGGAGGTGCGTCCCTGGCGTGACGACGACGGGAGCGTGGGCGGGCTGGTGATGCTGACCGAGGACGTCACCGAGCGGCATGAGGCGGCCGAGCGACTGCGGGCGAGCGAAACGATGCACCGGGAAGCATGCCATCAGCGGGACCTGGTGCTCGAGACGACGCGAACGGGAACGTGGGACTGGCGGATCGGGGCCGGCACGCTCGAGACCAACGAGATATATTTCCGGATGCTCGGCTATCCGCGGCCGGCGGGCATGCATCCCGCTTCGGCGTTTTTCGACTTGCTGCATCCGGAGGATACGCCGAAGGTGGAGGCGGCGCTCGCCGAGGCGTTTTCCGGGAGGACGGCGGCGTACCGGGTGAACTTCCGTCTGCGGGCGGTGGACGGAAGCTACCGGTGGATCCAGGCGCGGGGCCAGATCGTGTCGCGGAACGCGGCCGGGAAGCCGGAGCGGATGATCGGCGTGCACCTTGATGTGGACGACCGCATGCGGAGCGAGTTCGAACGGCGGAGGCTGGAGCGTCTGCTGCAGATCGCGGTGGACACGCTGCCGCAGCGGGTATTTTGGAAAGACGCCGACGGCGCGTATATGGGCTGCAACGCGGCGTTCGCCGAGGATGCGGGGCTCGCGTCAACGATCGATGTGATCGGCCTTTCCGACCGCGATTTGCCGTGGCGGGACGAGGCAGACCGGTTTCGCTCGCACGACCGCGACGTGATCGCAACCGCGGCGCCGCGCGTTGATTGCGACCTGACCGTGTTGCGCGGGGGCGACATGCGGTGGCTGCGGTCTGTGAAGGTGCCGCTGCGCGACGATGCCGGGAAGATCATCGGCGTGCTGGGCACCTACGAGGACATCACGGCGGAGCGGTCGGCGCAGGACGAGCTGCGCGCGGCGAAGGAGGCGGCCGAAGCGGCAAGCCGCTTGAAGAGCGAGTTCCTCGCGAACATGAGCCACGAGATCCGGACGCCGATGAACGGGATCCTGGGCATGACGGAACTGGCGCTTGCGACCTCGTTGAGCGCGGAGCAGAGGGAGTTCCTGGAAGCGGTTCACAACTCGGCCCAATCGCTGCTGACGATTCTGAACGACATCCTCGATCTTTCGAAGATCGAGGCGGGGAAAGTATTGCTGTCGCCGGCGGACTTCGATCTTGCCGACGTGCTGAAACGGACGGTGGCGCTGTTCGCCGCGCGTGCTCACCAGGAGCAGGTGCTGCTCCGTTCCGCAATATCCGAAGACGTACCTTCGCGGCTGTTCGGCGACGAGGTTCGTCTCGGGCAGATTCTGGCGAACCTGGTGGGGAACGCGATCAAATTCACGCCGAAAGGTGGCCGCGTGGATGTGCGCGCGAGCGTGGCCGGCATGGAAGACGGCCGTTGCCGGCTCCGCGTGTCGGTGCAGGACACCGGAATCGGGATCGCGCCGGGAAAGCTGAAGGCGATCTTCGAGCCGTTCACGCAGGCCGATGGGTCCACGACGCGACGGTTCGGCGGCACGGGGCTGGGGCTGACGATCACGCGGCAGCTCGTCGAGCTGATGGGCGGGCAGATCGCCGCGACGAGCACGCCGGGAGAGGGGTCGATCTTCACGTTCGACTGTTTGTTGGACCTGGCCAGCTCGTGCAGTTTCTCGCCCCGGATGGCGCAGTCCGGCGAGCGGGTGGGGCAAGGATTGCGGGTGCTCCTGGCCGAGGACAACGCGGTGAACCTCCGGCTGGCGAGCCATCTGCTCAAGCGTGAGGGTTGCACCGTTGTGGTGGCGCGCAATGGGCGGGAGGCGGTGGACCTGATCTGTGGCGGCGGGCACGGCCGCTTCGATGCCGTGTTCATGGACGGCCAAATGCCGGAGATGGACGGGTGGGCGGCGACGCGCGCCGTCCGGCAATGGGAGGAGTCCCTTTCGGAGGCGGCGCCGCTGCCGATCATCGCGGTGACGGCGAACGCGATGGAAGGCGATCGGGATCGATGCCTGGCGGCGGGGATGACCGACTATCTTTCGAAGCCGATCCAGTTGGTCCAGTTGCGGGAAGCGCTCGAACGGGTGCGGTCCGGGGCTGGCGATGGCGCGCCGGTTGAACCGCTCACGCTTCCCAATTGA
- a CDS encoding DNA-binding domain-containing protein — MPRSLRATQRWLQDAIAAETPVSPAAARGRVKPSRTLAPAERVAIYRDMYLARLEEALRADYPLLAQFLGDELFGDLLRLYLSENPSRSYTLNRLGDRLPAFLAAVEGLPRPGFSAALARYELTLTEVFDEEHAEPIRTEALTGLRPDHLPALRFRTVPAFRLVALSHPVHLYPAPSSTRSKRTCLAIVRRDYTVSALELSRPAHSLLGALAAGATLGEALGRTRPANLGEWFRDWAEAGIFAAIERPARP; from the coding sequence ATGCCGCGTAGCTTGCGCGCCACGCAGCGGTGGCTGCAGGACGCCATTGCCGCCGAAACCCCTGTCTCGCCCGCCGCTGCCCGCGGCCGGGTGAAGCCCTCGCGGACTCTCGCCCCCGCCGAGCGCGTCGCCATCTATCGCGACATGTATCTCGCCCGCCTCGAAGAAGCGCTCCGCGCCGACTATCCCCTGCTCGCCCAGTTCCTCGGCGACGAGTTATTCGGAGACTTACTCCGGCTCTACTTGTCCGAAAACCCTTCCCGCAGTTATACCCTCAACCGTCTCGGCGACCGGCTCCCCGCCTTCCTGGCCGCCGTCGAAGGGCTCCCCAGGCCCGGCTTCTCCGCCGCCCTCGCCCGCTATGAACTGACGCTCACCGAGGTGTTCGACGAAGAGCACGCCGAGCCCATCCGTACCGAAGCCCTCACCGGACTCCGGCCCGATCACCTTCCAGCCCTTCGCTTCCGCACCGTGCCCGCCTTTCGCCTAGTCGCGTTGAGCCACCCCGTCCATCTCTACCCCGCGCCTAGTTCAACGCGGTCCAAGCGCACCTGCCTCGCCATCGTCCGCCGCGACTACACCGTCTCAGCGCTCGAACTCAGCCGTCCCGCCCACAGCCTGCTCGGCGCCCTCGCCGCCGGCGCCACACTCGGCGAAGCCCTTGGCCGCACCCGTCCCGCCAACCTCGGCGAGTGGTTCCGCGACTGGGCTGAGGCCGGCATCTTCGCCGCCATCGAAAGACCGGCGCGTCCTTGA
- the lpxD gene encoding UDP-3-O-(3-hydroxymyristoyl)glucosamine N-acyltransferase, translating into MTLGSIAGRLGCRIHSRDGHDDASLEISGVAGMEHAGPGQLTFLANPKYAPKVRNSRAGAILAKAPIPELPTLVSENPYLDFARALEFFYQPPRPPAVIHPLASVAATATIGAGASIGPYAVIGERVTVGDRAVIHPHVVIYEGASIGDDFVAHSGAVVREHCRIGHRVILQNNVVVGGDGYGFAKQADGTHYKIVQSGPAVIEDDVEIQALTNIDRATVGETRVKRGAKVDSLVQIGHACVVGEDNIICSQTGLAGSSILGRNVLLAGQAGISGHLTIHDNAIVYAQSGIGGDVAPGAVMSGSPAFDAATWRRAVAAFPKLPELLKAVRQLERIVSDSRKQEEENNG; encoded by the coding sequence ATGACTCTCGGAAGTATCGCCGGGCGGCTCGGTTGCCGCATTCACAGCCGCGACGGCCACGACGACGCCAGCCTCGAAATCTCCGGCGTCGCGGGCATGGAACACGCCGGTCCCGGCCAGCTCACCTTCCTCGCGAATCCGAAATACGCGCCCAAGGTCAGGAACAGCCGCGCCGGCGCGATCCTCGCAAAGGCCCCGATTCCAGAACTTCCGACGCTTGTTTCGGAGAACCCCTACCTCGATTTCGCCCGCGCGCTCGAGTTCTTTTACCAGCCGCCACGGCCGCCGGCCGTGATCCACCCGCTGGCCTCGGTGGCAGCGACGGCCACCATCGGAGCGGGCGCCTCGATCGGGCCCTATGCCGTCATCGGCGAACGCGTCACTGTAGGCGATCGGGCCGTCATCCATCCGCACGTTGTGATCTACGAGGGCGCGTCCATCGGCGACGATTTCGTCGCCCACTCCGGCGCTGTCGTCCGCGAACACTGCCGCATCGGCCACCGCGTGATCCTGCAAAACAACGTCGTCGTCGGCGGCGACGGCTACGGCTTCGCCAAACAGGCCGACGGCACGCACTACAAGATCGTCCAGAGCGGACCGGCCGTGATCGAAGACGACGTCGAGATCCAGGCGCTGACCAATATCGATCGAGCCACCGTCGGTGAGACGCGCGTCAAGCGCGGCGCCAAAGTCGATTCCCTCGTCCAGATCGGCCACGCCTGTGTCGTCGGCGAGGATAACATCATCTGCTCGCAGACCGGTCTGGCGGGCTCGTCGATCCTGGGCCGCAACGTTCTTCTCGCCGGACAGGCCGGCATTTCCGGCCATCTCACGATTCACGACAACGCCATCGTCTACGCGCAAAGCGGCATCGGCGGCGACGTCGCTCCGGGAGCAGTGATGTCCGGCTCGCCCGCCTTCGACGCAGCCACATGGCGGCGCGCCGTCGCTGCCTTCCCGAAGCTGCCGGAGCTTCTGAAGGCAGTGCGACAATTGGAAAGAATCGTTTCCGATTCGCGCAAACAGGAAGAGGAGAATAATGGCTGA